GAACATCACCAGTGGTAGCGTCTATTGAGAATTCATTGCCCGACATTTTAGCACCCAAGACCATTGTTAGTTCATCCTTCGGACGTTCCTCAATTCTAATGCTATCTCCAGATTCAGTTTCATAATCAATAGTGGTTGTTGGGGCTGCCCCAACAAATTTAACTTCACTATAAAACTTAGAAATGAGAGATAGTTGGAATGTTCCAATCTTATTTGCCAAGTCACCATTTTTGACAATCCTATCAGAGCCAACAAAGATGAATCTAACAGGTGCTTTGGATTGCAAATTTTCTCTAATATATTGATTAGCGTGATATTCTGGCCTATTCAAATTGTCAATAAGAAAAGATGGCATATTATCAGTAACTAGAGTATGTGGAATTTTCTCATACTTTAACTCATAAGATGTTAACCTCGAGCCTTGATTGTAAGGCCTAGTTTCACAAGGGTAAGTATGCTCGAAGTAGAAATCATAATTCGATACTTCCTTTCTAAGATACTTATGCAAATGACGAATTATACCTAATGCCGTACCATGTCCAGAAGTTGCTAATGTGCCAGTGTTACAGATAGTCATCACTGAAAAAGGGCCCTTGAAATTTTCCTCTGTTAATACATCAATAACATATTGTAAACCGTTTTGaccaatttcaatattagATTGATAGTCCTGTTTATATAAATTTTCAGAAAACTGCAAAATACTTCTGTACAACTCCTCTAAATTGGAATCACCATTCGGAAAGTCGTctattatttcttttacTTGGTTGCAGCCGTTTGCCAAATTGACTGCGGTAGGGCGTGATAGAATTAACTCATCAATTCTTTCGGATAGTCGacttttgaaattatcaaCGCTCTCCAAATCGTACCCAAAAGAAGATGCCACATCATCTCTGCTGTTTCCATGAAGAACCCTATCTAGTTCAACAACGATGGAAAAACATCCAACAAGCATAATTGCAGGTGCTCCACGTGTATACATCCCCTTGATTGCCTCATAACCGGAAAAATTagtcaatttttcaataggAGCAATTGAGTCGATATCAAGATATGTTGACTGATACGGCAACTGCAATTGGTTCAGAATAGAAAGAGAAGCTTTTGGAGAAGATCTGAATCTAATGGCCTCTAGAGACATATTATGGTAGTTAACTCCTAATTACCTTCTGAAGGAAATTCAATAATACAGGCGAATTACATGTTAAATTTTAAGTTCtcagttttttctttgttttccaaatttccTTTTAAAGTTCTCGAGGTATTTTCAATgtaatgttttttttttcttttagtATCACATAGAGTCATTTTTGTTGCACTGATATAGAAAAGGTAATACCATTGCCCACTATTAACAACTCGGAGCAACTAAATATATTTcacattttcaacttttgcTTGGATATGTCTGCTCCACCGGAAAAGGGGAATACCGCTCCTCACAAACGAAATTTTAGTTCTGGGAACAATAGCAATAGCGGAACAAACAATATTTTGACTGATAACAATCAACATGACAAATCACACATCCATCCAAACGTTTCCTATGAATCATTAGCACGGAAAATGAGTAAGAAGACCAATAGATATATTATGTCGTCACTTCCATCTTATCCATTGCTTGATACTTTTTCCTTGCTTTGcattttggtgatttttCCACATTGGTTGAGCGCCATCATTATGATCCTCTATGTTTTCCTCGGCCATCCTGACTTCCTTGAAATTATACTAGCAATATTTCTTAAGCATAGACTAAATAGGAACTCACCAACCCATTTGGCACCAAGAGCTCAAAGGGCAAAAACTTTTTCGTTTTTACAACTAGTTATTTACCTAGTCTTTGACGCTTCCATCATGGCAATGATGTTCTTGTTTACGCCATATACTGTACCatatattattttattaGCAAAATCATTTTTAGCAAGTAACTTAATATCTTTGAGGAACAGGTACATATTAGATGCTTTTATATCATGTTCACTGCTAATATTGTTGGAGTCAACATCGTTATACATTATTAGgcattttgaaattttccGTGGTGACTCTCTTTTATCTCTGACTTCTGACTACTCTTCCGCTGAAATATTATATCCCCTTTATTATTCATCCCCAGCAAGTGTTACAAAAACTTTAATTTACTATTTATCATTCAACAGATTTGGTCAGAATTCCGCTTTTATGTTTCGAATGGAATATGCTGTACAGTTTTTACATTCCACATTTTCCTTGTATATAATTTTGCACAACTTGAATCCTATTTTCAGGAAAGTTCAATTGGTTGATAAACTTATATGTTTGATTCAGGATTACATCATATCTGCtccaaatgatgatattgatcTTAGTTATTCTACCAATGAGAAAAGCCATTTATTTCAGTCAAGTAGCATGTCCAAAGGTCAAAATGTTTTTATAATACCTAAGGAAATATCATGTGCTCCTTTACCAACATTAAGATCCCACATAATGACTGTAGATGaatctgaagatgaaaatgctaGAACTTTAGATGAAGTCATCAATAGCAAATTAAAGCAAGACATTGATGAAGGTATACAAAGTGATGCTGTTTATGGGGTCAATGTTGGTGATAATATTGAGAATAGGGAGTCGAATACAGAAACAGGAATTCCGATGCACTTTCCTGAGGATCATCAGGTTCTGAATTTGAACGACGTATCATCACCTGGGTACGTAGTTGCACAAAACTTTGAGAATTTTTGTCGCATGATTTGGTCTTCAACTTCGAATTTGCTTTACATCTCCAGAACTCCTTCTCTAAAGGTTAACGATTTTACAACGAACTCTACTAATAATGCAACAAATTCTGTTGGcataaataaaaaaacacTTTCTCATAAAAgaagttttggaaaacttaAGAATAACACAAATAttcctccttcttcaaatgttgaaaagcGAGTCAAAGtcaatcttttgaaatatcaacaaccaTTGTGGACGTTTTTCAATGCGATGAGAGCCATGTTTTCAAGATATGACATTTATTCTGGTGATTACTACTCGCAAAATGCTATGGTTACTACGGGTAATGGAGCTGAGGATTACGCCAGAAGCATAAATTCCTCGTCTCAATGCTTCATTTGGTTCACTGGAGAAACAACACTGGTTTTTGAACTTCATAATATTAGCCTTGAACAATTACTTATCAAGGTTAATGGTATTATATGGGAACATGTTTCTTCATGTGCCTTTTTTGGTAGAGAGATGATCATCATAAATGGTTTGAGTCCCCTAAGTCAGTATGACATTGATTTCGTGAAAATCACACTGAAAGGTGAACTTGTTCATCTCACTACAACTACAGTTTCGACGGTGTTTCAGAACAAGATTGTCACAGAATCGACTAGCTCATCACCCTTATCTACATTGCAGAGATCGGTTGTGACTACTCAAGAAGCAATCGAGCGAGAAAAAGCTAGATTGAAAAAGCTAAAGTCTgattggaagaagaaagcTGCTCAATTGAAAGCAGATATAGAAAACTTGAATAGTCGGAATAAGCCGTCGGATGAAAGTAGAAACTACAAAAAGCTTGACAGTCTGCGCCAGGCGATTACTAAGTCAGATACAGAAGCTGCTCTTTTATCCAAAGAGGGAGAGCGTGTTAGATTATTGCAAAcagaacttgaagaaaactttaTGGAAGCGAAAAGGCACCACGAGGTTGTTCTGCGTTTGTACAACAAAGCTCAGAATGATGCTAAAGTTGAAGTATCTAAAATTGAGTCCAAAATTAGTGCTTCTCGTGCTGAGAAAAACCAactattgataaaaaaagagaagattatttcaaagaaacttcGCATTCATCATGACGTTGAACTTTTAAACAATGAACTTGAAAGCTTGAggaaaactgaaattgcTCTTAGGGTGGAGCGAAGGAAAATCAGAAGTAtccaaagagaagagaagTATAATTTGTTGGtaaaagatattgaaacaGTTTTGAATAGCTTGAAGATGAAAGCCTTGAATGATTTTGGTGTATagtatttttatttcttatAAATAGCTTAAAGTCTATATGGGAATACATTATTGCAGAAGACGTAGTCATATGTACAGGATGGTCAGAAATATAGCATAattcaatctttttttgtattaGGGTCAACTAGCGGATTTCCGACGAAATGAAAGTTTCTGTTAAAATACAATAATCCACCCGTTTTATGGTCCTCGTGCACATTGATTAAAATATCTTTGACCTTACACGTCCATATTTCATGGTTGTAGATCTGAAACACTTTATACTTCTCACAAATAAGGATACGTTCCGAGTTTTTCGTTAAAACTGGTAAATGTAGTTTTGGGTCCAGATGGAAAGAGTCGGGTCGGTCATTTTGTATAACGTCCTCAAATAATTCCCATTCTTGCTtatcaattctttcaaacgGTGTGGTATGTTTTCGCTCAGCATTGGTGTTATCCGAATTCATCTGCATGTTGATAAATCTAGAACCTAAACTAAAATTTCTTGCTAATTTTACACTATCAGAAGACGGACTTAGAATATGCAAGGCCAGATATTTATTCTGATGTATAGAGCTAGATGTTGCAGACGGGACTTGTATATTAAATTGAAGAACAGGTTCAGGATAAACCGTTAAAGAACTGACCGATGATAGGGTAGTTCCATGCATTTTGGTGACATCAAGGTCCCCAGAAAATGATGCTGTCAGAATCATGGCTAGAACAAATTAAAGCAgagtttattttttaataataaagaTGTTAGTATTATgtataaatcaaaaatcacTGAGCttatttcaacaaattttgTATTGCCAACTTACCTTGGGATCCAACAGTGGACATGGCATTcttaaattcttcaactggTGGCAAGTATGATTCTGTGAAGAACCCACGTTTGAATGTTTTCACAGAATTGAACACCCGAAAGACCCTTTCATGGGGCATTTGCATCATCTTAATTAGCAGCATGGTGTGTACCGCTCAAACTGCTCCTTTGTAATGGCTACTTCCTATAGGATGACATCTAGGAGAAGGTGGTGGATCTCCAGATGTCTTTCAATGCGGGGCTCGCTACCTTTGgacatatttttttttctaaagaACATAGTTTTTAAACGTTTGTACTAGATGAAACAAGGTAAAGATAGAGTAACTCTTCAGCAAGCTAGGTGATTTCGTATAACATGCTGTCATGTAATTCGGTGAGTCATAGAGCAATACGAATATACAGATCATATTCTATTTCTGGAAGAAGCTATACACTCAGTGCGGACTCAAGTGCCGAATCAGCACAAAGCTCTTTCTTACGTCCCCTGAAGGATCCACCGAGACGGACATCTAAGTGGAAAATGATATCCGATAGAGAAAGAGTTCAAAGCTACAAGTGTCTAGAAAAAACCGCTATTGCTCATATCTTGAGCTCACCTCCACGGATGTTACATGTAGCTAGGATTGTTATTCCACGTGACTTCTTAGTGCCACTAAGAGTTATGGAGAATCCAATACGGGGAGAAGCTAGCGTATTCCCGTACATTATTGCTCCATATCACCCTGATGATCTCAAGGTTCCCGAAGATCCAGTGTTATATTATGCAAACTCCATAAGTTTATTTGAAAGCTACAATAACAAGGAAACCACCGGGACACACACTGTACCTTTACAAAAACTTACCATCTATAACAATATGTATCCGAACATAAAGGTGCATAAACATGTCGGTTGGAATATTGATACTCACAAAGtaattgaacaaatttaCGTAGATTTGTTAAAGCAtgaattggagaaatgtgaagtatttgaagaactaaTGCCATCTTCtgtttcttgtttggaCTTAGTGTACATAGACTCCAAGGAGTACTTGTTTATGGGCGAAGAGAGAATGCAACTCAATTTATTCACAATGCTGCAGCATTCTCCAGAAATAATTGAATTGTTAAAAGGCAAgttcaaaacaaacattATACCAATTAACTCTTCAACAGATAACCTAAATAGAATACTCATAAGGTATTCCatgtttttgaacaattgaaaTACATAAACGCCTAAAGCAGTAAGATATATAAACATATATACACAAATTCATTTACATGCTCTGCAGTTTCAAAGGTAGCCCATACACAATAGGTGCTGCCCCGTTCAAATATTTCAGCTTACATACATCTCTTGATGCAGCAACACATTCAGGAAGCGTGCGGTTTTCTGCGGTTAAATCAAACATATCAAAAGAATcataatcaacaaaaaaccCCCATTTAGTCAATACCGAAATAGTAAACATATCAATATCCTTATCTGTAACATCCCACAAATTTACCAAAAGCATAGGGCAACCTCCGTTGATGTAATTGTAGGCAGTTCCATAAGGTTGGACATAACCATCGCCTTTCATGGTGCCTGATGAACACCCTAGTAACAATGATGGTGGAATGGTATCTCTggatttgatatttttcgATCTTACATATTGCTCCCCACCACCATGCCCTGCATATATAAATAGGTTGGCTTCATTAAAGCAATTCAATATCTGCATTTCTTCAGGTGGTTCACCTACCACACCATCCCAACCGTCTAAGTGTTTAAACTTAGGAGCAAGAGTTTTTTCGgttcttttcaaatccCCACCAGGATTAATGACGTAAAACCCTTTACACGCATCAATACCGCTATCAATGTaatttttatatttgatcaaataaTCTTGTAACTGAATCAAGGATGGCATTCTTGAAActgattttttcctcaatgaGGGAATCGACTCCCATGGTATATTGACACACCTTGAACCAAGAACCAAAACAACGTGCTTaacatcatcttcattggAAAGAACGTTATTTTGCTTTATAGAGTCGATCTTTCTTACAAGATGCTTTCCAAGATCAATAAGTTCGTTTTTCCCTAAGTCAAAACGGGGGTATATGTGCATGATAATAAAATATAGTAAATCTGCAACTTTTTGAGCATTTACCTTATTGATCTTTAAAAATAGTCGGTAAATTCCGTCATGTACGTTTTCCAGTTGACAAGGATCGAGTTTGatgttcttttttgttaAATATTCGGAAAGTAAAGTTTTTACTTCACCTTTAATGGCCCTAAAGTCATGTTCATTAACATGGATAGCTTGAAAAATCGAATTGAATCCACCAAACCATTCTGAATCTATTATTGAGAGAGTGTCCTCTAGCTGTTGATCTAATAATTTCCTGGAATTCCACCATTCTATCTTCTCATCATGAGTCTTCACCTTACTAGTCACATCAGTCATTGTAGTATTATCACTTTTTATAATAATTTGCCGcaatttttcagcaacGTTACCAAAGGAATTATCAGTCCCCACTAAGTCTAAACATATGTTAATAAAAAGCGGATTTTCGAACCTTGGGTCGAACCTTATAATCATTAAGCTATTTGTAGGTAACACATAGTCAATAGAAATGGCAACCCAATCCTTGGGCATGAGTGATTTTAGgtttatcttcttcatttgtgtaaaaccaaaatcagAAAGGGTGCTAATTTCGGGTAGAAAACATTTAGTTTTGTTGGTGAGCTTTGAAAATTGTTTGTCCCATCTCAATGAGATTGATTTAAAGTGGTCGTTTATATTAATAATTTGGGTTAGCTCTTCATCAACCTTTGAGCAGTTATCATTTTTTAGCAGTGCAAGAAAGCTACTAAAAGCCATATCTAGAGTGTATTTTGTCACTTCTGTTGAATGGTTCGAAGAGCACTCcttgaagttttcaattaaaCCTTTGTTACacagtttcaattttgtgGTCATTGGATTAAATGTTGTCTTGATTATAATTTCATTAAGCATAGGGTAGCAGGAAGAGGCATAAAATGTATTTACTTTAAACTCCTTCATGTAGTTATGATAATCAACAATCTCTCTCACCATGGGATCAAATTCGTACTTATAATCATCTAAGTCTCCATCGTGTGGATATTCGTACCTTCTTTTTAAAGCTGTAATCCAAGCTTTGATGACTTCGGAATGTTGATGATCTACGTTGCTTGTGTTAAAATAATTGAACATAAAGTTGTCTAGCTTCTTCGATATAGCCTTGACATTCTCTGTATCGTTTGTTCTACGTGCAAGGTTTTCCGAAACCGCCAATGCATATATTGTAACACAGAGGTTACAGtctgaaaaaattgatttctcATATCGGCTTGCTAACGAGTAGTACTTTTTAGCATCCTCAAACGCATTTTTGAATAGACTGAATTCAGTTAATACCAGATTGTAGCTGTATTGCAAGTTGATAGAAGGCTGTagtttgatgaaaatgtcTAATTCACGCAAGTAACTATCAAATTCTTTTCCCAGTCCTAAAGTCGAGTACCTTCTAAGTAGTGAATTGTAACATTGTAGCATTTCAGACgaaaatttcatttttagGATTGACTTAAAATTTGTATTAAGAGGAGGGACATCAGGTCCAGCCAGAAGGAAATTTTTAAATAGAGATTGTAATATCGCAACGGCTCTATTTATATTAACCACAGCATTCAAATGATCAATTTTATTACTTAGTCCAACTAATTTGCAAAACTTTGCATACATAAGCAAGAGATGTATTGCCTTGTATTTATCTGTCTgcttttgaattttaaAGACTGGGTTCTGGGAAAGTTCTAGATATATGGCATTAATGACATCATTTGTTAGTTTATCATCCCTTCTAATCTTAACTTCCAGTATACTTAGACATAAGTCTAATGAGTTGTAACTTGATAGGCCAATAACTTCCAATTGTGGTATATCCATTTTGGCAGAAAACTCACCCTTAATATGTGCATCTATTAAATACATTTGTAGTAGCTTTTTTTGATCAGGGTCAAGAGAATTTCTTCGTTTTTTAAGGTATATATTGattatcatttttgaatatttatAGATCTCATTGTAATTCAGTGCCTCATAAAGCGTTTGAAGAACAGTAAATTCATAGTCAGAAAAGCATGTATCTGTTTGTAAAACCCACCTTGAAAGTAGGTGATAACTTTTCAACACAATTTCAGAAGCGTCAATTGAATTAGAAAATGTTTGAAGTATGTATAAATGTGAAATGACTAAATCTTGATACTCAAACACAGCAGAGTCTTCACTGAAAGCTAATGTTGTACTCTTGAAGCTGATAGGGAAATGCACGATAGTAGAGACATGagataaaaaataaaggaacAAACCAGTGTCACGTAAATTTTCTTTCAGTAAGAGGACTATAGAACTTATAAAACCTTCCTTCATAGGTGCATTTGAATCCTCAACTAGCTCTATCACGTTCAAGTAAATTGAAACTGAAAGTATGTCTTTGCTTGTATATTGCAAAATTTGTGTTAGTAAAGCATTATCATGAATAAGACACTGAGTAACAATTTTCAAGCAAGAGTCATACTCtttttttaataacaaGTTGCAAGTTAGAAGCTTTGATATTCTACTTAGCCTGTTCTTGATGTACATCAGCTGTATCAATAAGGCAGTCTTTGCATCATTAGTTGTTAGTGTCAAGTTACTAGCTGTAGTGATCCTTTTAGTAGAGAGCTTTGATTCTGCAGATCCAGCTAGGTGCATGTCTGTATAAACAAATAATTCCCAGAATGTCAATGCTAGTTCAGAGTTTTGTTTCAACAAGttatttccaaagttgTAGAATAATCGTAGGAAGTTAATAACCCTTTTAGTATCATTAAGGGCCACCACTGAGTGAGCCATCCTCTTTAAATTCAACTgaataaatgaaaagttaGATTCAGTACATTTCATATTCTTAAACTTCAACGTAACAATGTCAAAAAGTTTTAATATATACTTTGAGTAACTTATATTATTTGCAACAAAGACAAttagttttgataaagaagTATACACCGACACATTGGTGAAGTCAATGTTATTAATTGTATGCTCCAAAGTGCTGATAAAGGATTTGCTCGAGAGTAACTCCGACGCGGGACGTTCGGTCACGGTAGATAATAGACCTTCTGATATGTTCATATTCTCAAAGGAGTGCAAAATGTCCGTAGAATTTTTCTTGTCAACAAATGTTAGGGTACTCCAAGGTATGTTCATATGCTgtttatcttcttcaaggGAGAATTTAGCTATCAGCTGTTTTAGGTCATTTATTGTTATGCCTCGTTGCTGACACATTTTAcacaaatgaaaaaactcCTTTGCCGTAAAGCGATAAACTAGCCCGCttgatttatcaaacaTTTTACTGCCATCTTTTGCAAGCTTGTGAAGAAGCTGGGGCTTGAATTCCGAAGATAATATACTGTAAATAGTAGCAATCACTAAAAATGTGAGCCTATAGACAGTTTTGGTAACAACCGACAACTTTATGAAAACCATAGCCAGCAAGTCGTAGATGAAGAcgtttgatttttcttttagtAGTAGTAGGTAGATCTCAGATTCATGATTATAACTGTTCACGATATCCTTAGTATacatttgaatttcatCGTTTTTTTGTACAAGAAGTTGTAACAAATTGGTTTTCAGGCGTATAAAAGTAGGAACATCATTAATTTTAGTGCTTGTAGCAGTGTATCTGATTATTTCCTCAACGGTGAGTATGCCTGGCTGAATACTTTGTAGGCGTAGAAACATCTGGAAAGTAATgcaaaaaaatttcagtttacaatcaatttgaaaattgtaATTTGCAATCAAATAGTCTAGTATTTGTAAGTTTAAATCCAGTGTTTCATTGTTCTTCTTAAATTCACTATCAGTATTACATTCTTCCATAATGGTATTGTACTGTTCAATTATTTCATTGCTTACTTGACCCGTTTGATGTATTATATCAATTATTATGATGGCAAGGGAGTCTTCCAAGTTGTCTGAATGATTTGAcgactttattttttccactAAAGTGCCAAATTTAGTTAACGCAACATCGCTGCACATATTTAGTATATAGCAAAGTTGGTGCTGCCAGAAGGAATCAAACGTAGAAGCCTGTGGGTGTTAAAGGATGATTCGTAGGAAAGGAAAGCGTGTATTATTTAAGAAGaacatgaatttttgtttacatttCCGCCTAATTaggaaaacaataaatatACGAGTTTTTAGAAAATGTTGCTAGTACGAAGTATTATATCTTTGAACTAGACAAAAACAGTTTTAGATTCCAGTCATCGGTGTATCTATTAGAGGCTTTTACGAAGGAACAGACCTATAGGTAACAAAAACGAATggtttgaagatgatgttAAAGTCAGCTTATTTTATATATACTTAAAAAGGGAATATAATACACGGAAAACAAGGAGTTTATAAATCTCCTGGCACTGGGTACTTAGAAACAAACTtaacaacttcttcatcgaGAGACTTGACTTGAGGGTCCTCAGACGCTAGTTTCTTGAAGTTGTttaacttttcttttggacTAGAACCTTGCTCCTTGGACTTAAGGTCAATAGCAATTTTAACAGCTTTATCCATAAAATCAGCAACAAGTTTGAACTCCTCACCCAAGAAACCTCTTGTGGTCATTGCTGGTGTACCAACTCTTAAACCAGATGGAAAAAGAGCTGATTTATCACCTGGGACAGTGTTCTTGTTCGCAGCAATATTAACCCTTTCAAGGACAGCTTCAACTCTTGCACCATCAATACCTTTGGATCTTAAATCTACCAAGATTAAATGGGTATCTGTACCACCAGACACTAAATCAAAGCCCTTAGTCTTCAAAGCATCGGCAAAAATAGAGGCATTCTTGACAATATCTGCTTGATATTGCTTGTACTCAGGGGTTTGAGCTTGTTTCAATGCAACTGATAAGGCTGAGATTGTGTGATTGTGTGGACCACCTTGATGTGCTGGAAAAACAGAGAAGTTaatctttttttccaattcgTATGGAATTTGCTTACCCTTTTTCGTCACTTTTCTGATTCCCTTTCTGAAGAAGATCATGGCACCCCTTGGTCCTCTTAAAGATTTATGAGTAGTGGTTGTGACTATATCAGAGTATGGGAATGGAGAGTCGGTGACGCCAGCGGAAACTAAACCAGAGATGTGTGCCATATCAGATAACAAGTAAGCACCAACTTTGTCAGAAATTTCTTTCATTCTCTTGTAGTCAATGATTCTAGAGTAAGCAGAAGCACCAGCAACAATAACTTTAGGTCTGAATAAAAGTGcatttttctctaaagTGTCATAATCGATCAACCCAGTGCTTTCATCTAACCTGTAAGGCATGGTTTGGAAATATTTCGAGATGTAAGAAATCTTAGTAGTTGGAGTTTGATAACCATGTGACAAATGGCCACCATGTGGAAGGTCAAGACCCATAATTCTGTCACCAACTTCCAAAATGGCAGAATAAGCGTACAAGTTGGCTGGAGCACCAGATAGGGACTGAACGTTAACGCCCCACTCTTCTGGATTTAAATTGAAGGCTTCCAAGGCTCTCTTTTGACAAAGAGATTCAGCCATATCGATGAACTCATTACCACCGTAATATCTTTCGCCAGGATAACCTTCGGAATACTTATTTTGCATCTCAGAACCCAGTAGATCCATGACAGCCTTAGAGGTAA
The Pichia kudriavzevii chromosome 2, complete sequence DNA segment above includes these coding regions:
- a CDS encoding uncharacterized protein (PKUD0B04640) is translated as MLSCNSVSHRAIRIYRSYSISGRSYTLSADSSAESAQSSFLRPLKDPPRRTSKWKMISDRERVQSYKCLEKTAIAHILSSPPRMLHVARIVIPRDFLVPLRVMENPIRGEASVFPYIIAPYHPDDLKVPEDPVLYYANSISLFESYNNKETTGTHTVPLQKLTIYNNMYPNIKVHKHVGWNIDTHKVIEQIYVDLLKHELEKCEVFEELMPSSVSCLDLVYIDSKEYLFMGEERMQLNLFTMLQHSPEIIELLKGKFKTNIIPINSSTDNLNRILIRYSMFLNN
- a CDS encoding uncharacterized protein (PKUD0B04630; Pfam Domains: Flavin_Reduct(1.9e-15)); amino-acid sequence: MPHERVFRVFNSVKTFKRGFFTESYLPPVEEFKNAMSTVGSQAMILTASFSGDLDVTKMHGTTLSSVSSLTVYPEPVLQFNIQVPSATSSSIHQNKYLALHILSPSSDSVKLARNFSLGSRFINMQMNSDNTNAERKHTTPFERIDKQEWELFEDVIQNDRPDSFHLDPKLHLPVLTKNSERILICEKYKVFQIYNHEIWTCKVKDILINVHEDHKTGGLLYFNRNFHFVGNPLVDPNTKKD
- a CDS encoding uncharacterized protein (PKUD0B04610; similar to Saccharomyces cerevisiae YPR118W (MRI1); ancestral locus Anc_3.451) translates to MSLEAIRFRSSPKASLSILNQLQLPYQSTYLDIDSIAPIEKLTNFSGYEAIKGMYTRGAPAIMLVGCFSIVVELDRVLHGNSRDDVASSFGYDLESVDNFKSRLSERIDELILSRPTAVNLANGCNQVKEIIDDFPNGDSNLEELYRSILQFSENLYKQDYQSNIEIGQNGLQYVIDVLTEENFKGPFSVMTICNTGTLATSGHGTALGIIRHLHKYLRKEVSNYDFYFEHTYPCETRPYNQGSRLTSYELKYEKIPHTLVTDNMPSFLIDNLNRPEYHANQYIRENLQSKAPVRFIFVGSDRIVKNGDLANKIGTFQLSLISKFYSEVKFVGAAPTTTIDYETESGDSIRIEERPKDELTMVLGAKMSGNEFSIDATTGDVLLERVRMAPLDINVWNPSFDVTPHENIDCIVTENGYYIKDNSGDFKL
- a CDS encoding uncharacterized protein (PKUD0B04620; similar to Saccharomyces cerevisiae YGR089W (NNF2); ancestral locus Anc_3.425), with translation MSAPPEKGNTAPHKRNFSSGNNSNSGTNNILTDNNQHDKSHIHPNVSYESLARKMSKKTNRYIMSSLPSYPLLDTFSLLCILVIFPHWLSAIIMILYVFLGHPDFLEIILAIFLKHRLNRNSPTHLAPRAQRAKTFSFLQLVIYLVFDASIMAMMFLFTPYTVPYIILLAKSFLASNLISLRNRYILDAFISCSLLILLESTSLYIIRHFEIFRGDSLLSLTSDYSSAEILYPLYYSSPASVTKTLIYYLSFNRFGQNSAFMFRMEYAVQFLHSTFSLYIILHNLNPIFRKVQLVDKLICLIQDYIISAPNDDIDLSYSTNEKSHLFQSSSMSKGQNVFIIPKEISCAPLPTLRSHIMTVDESEDENARTLDEVINSKLKQDIDEGIQSDAVYGVNVGDNIENRESNTETGIPMHFPEDHQVLNLNDVSSPGYVVAQNFENFCRMIWSSTSNLLYISRTPSLKVNDFTTNSTNNATNSVGINKKTLSHKRSFGKLKNNTNIPPSSNVEKRVKVNLLKYQQPLWTFFNAMRAMFSRYDIYSGDYYSQNAMVTTGNGAEDYARSINSSSQCFIWFTGETTLVFELHNISLEQLLIKVNGIIWEHVSSCAFFGREMIIINGLSPLSQYDIDFVKITLKGELVHLTTTTVSTVFQNKIVTESTSSSPLSTLQRSVVTTQEAIEREKARLKKLKSDWKKKAAQLKADIENLNSRNKPSDESRNYKKLDSLRQAITKSDTEAALLSKEGERVRLLQTELEENFMEAKRHHEVVLRLYNKAQNDAKVEVSKIESKISASRAEKNQLLIKKEKIISKKLRIHHDVELLNNELESLRKTEIALRVERRKIRSIQREEKYNLLVKDIETVLNSLKMKALNDFGV